The following are from one region of the Aspergillus chevalieri M1 DNA, chromosome 1, nearly complete sequence genome:
- a CDS encoding uncharacterized protein (COG:S;~EggNog:ENOG410PP3Y;~SECRETED:SignalP(1-21)) — MSQPYSYLYFFLLIIATISSAIPVVHNGSDFSGEQQITDHPEIATSLERAFEHHHGIITADDNDNTKNTITPRATADTDLPTPFDTSLGTNYTKKSCPKFFTKFLSDSSFQSCHALSLLLRNSNSFFYTLHSATATSHLLDIACSASVSQCTSTLSSLAKELIKDDNCGQEYKLGNPNVVDAYVDLISYEPLYHASCLKNPATDNYCFVDAATNSTNSADYDVYFVPFGNALDGHDEASWDNNTPTCNKCLWETMRVYKGFARVDGQPLVQSYLPSARVVDRHCWSGFADLNVTVGAAKKVETSGAALALEGGTGLAWLMGAMLALVL; from the coding sequence ATGTCTCAGCCCTACTCCTATCTCTACTTCTTCCTCCTAATCATCGCGACAATCTCTTCAGCCATCCCGGTTGTCCACAATGGTAGCGACTTCAGTGGAGAGCAGCAGATCACCGATCATCCCGAGATTGCAACATCGCTGGAACGTGCTTTTGAACATCACCACGGAATCATCACAGccgacgacaacgacaacacGAAGAACACAATAACCCCCCGAGCAACAGCAGATACAGACCTCCCAACCCCCTTCGACACAAGCCTGGGCACAAACTACACCAAGAAATCCTGCCCCAAGTTCTTCACCAAGTTCCTCTCCGACTCCTCCTTCCAATCCTGCCacgccctctccctcctcctccgcaacTCAAACTCCTTCTTCTACACCCTGCACTCTGCGACAGCAACATCGCACCTCCTCGACATTGCCTGCTCGGCCTCTGTCTCGCAATGCACCAGCACACTCTCCTCCTTGGCAAAGGAGCTGATCAAGGATGATAACTGCGGTCAGGAATACAAACTTGGCAACCCGAATGTCGTAGACGCTTATGTCGACCTGATATCCTACGAACCGCTCTACCACGCCTCGTGTCTCAAGAATCCCGCCACGGATAACTACTGCTTCGTCGACGCTGCGACAAACTCGACAAATTCTGCAGACTACGACGTGTATTTTGTCCCGTTCGGAAATGCCCTCGACGGACATGATGAGGCGAGCTGGGATAATAACACCCCCACGTGTAATAAGTGTCTGTGGGAGACTATGCGTGTGTACAAGGGGTTTGCAAGGGTTGATGGGCAGCCGCTTGTGCAGTCGTATTTGCCTTCGGCGAGGGTCGTGGATAGGCATTGTTGGAGTGGTTTTGCGGATTTGAATGTTACGGTTGGGGCCGCGAAGAAGGTTGAGACGTCGGGTGCTGCGTTGGCGTTGGAGGGTGGTACGGGTTTGGCCTGGTTGATGGGAGCCATGCTTGCTTTGGTACTTTGA
- the BUD16 gene encoding pyridoxal kinase (COG:H;~EggNog:ENOG410PHE3;~InterPro:IPR029056,IPR004625,IPR013749;~PFAM:PF08543;~go_function: GO:0008478 - pyridoxal kinase activity [Evidence IEA];~go_process: GO:0009443 - pyridoxal 5'-phosphate salvage [Evidence IEA]): MASDALVPETSVLAVASHVVYGYVGNKIATIVMQSLGCDVAALNTVHFSNHTGYRQFKGTRATAQEISDLYQGLCQSNLTDFDVMLSGYAPSAAAVEAVGAIGLDLQQKAQKAPGSFFWVLDPVMGDQGRLYVNDDVVPAYKNIIRYADLILPNQFEAEVLSGIKITSLKTLAEAITAIHKTYSIPHIIITSVQLSKFTSEISSSPNSLTVIGSTTRSDGSPRLFRIDVPALDCYFSGTGDMFAALTVARLREAVFATGPDLRNVKSWVSPDEVAPTDLPLARSTVKVLESMHSVLEKTLEARDAELYTTSSDSASVSEEEKRKQENLRQSKAAEVRLVRNARFLREPTASFQAQEWRKEDLPESLQ; encoded by the exons ATGGCGTCGGATGCACTGGTCCCTGAGACGTCGGTGCTTGCGGTCGCGAGCCAT GTCGTGTATGG GTATGTTGGGAACAAAATCGCAACGATAGTCATGCAGTCTCTGGGTTGCGATGTCGCTGCTCTGAACACAGTCCATTTCA GTAATCACACCGGCTATAGACAATTCAAAGGCACCCGGGCAACAGCCCAGGAGATCAGCGACCTCTACCAAGGCCTGTGCCAGAGCAATCTCACCGACTTTGACGTCATGTTGTCCGGGTATGCGCCCAGTGCTGCGGCCGTCGAGGCCGTGGGTGCTATCGGATTGGATCTGCAGCAGAAGGCCCAGAAGGCTCCAGGGTCGTTCTTTTGGG TGTTGGATCCCGTCATGGGTGACCAGGGCCGACTGTATGTCAATGATGATGTAGTGCCGGCTTATAAGAACATTATTCGTTATGCGGATTTGATTCTACCGAATCAATTCGAAGCAGA AGTCCTCTCCGGAATCAAGATCACCTCCCTCAAAACCCTCGCAGAAGCAATCACCGCAATTCACAAAACCTACTCCATTCCgcacatcatcatcacttcCGTCCAGCTCTCCAAATTTACATCAGAAATCTCCTCATCACCAAACAGTCTCACCGTCATCGGCTCCACCACCCGTTCAGATGGTTCTCCCCGTCTCTTCCGCATTGATGTTCCCGCGCTTGACTGTTACTTTAGCGGCACGGGCGATATGTTCGCCGCTTTGACTGTTGCCCGTCTACGCGAGGCTGTTTTCGCAACTGGGCCTGACCTTCGGAATGTCAAGTCTTGGGTGTCGCCGGATGAGGTGGCTCCTACGGATCTCCCACTGGCCAGGTCTACTGTTAAGGTGTTGGAGAGCATGCACAGTGTGCTCGAGAAGACTCTTGAAGCTAGAGATGCAGAGTTGTACACTACTTCCTCGGACAGTGCAAGTGTCAGCGAAGAGGAGAAGCGGAAACAAGAGAATCTGCGACAGAGTAAGGCAGCTGAAGTGCGATTAGTAAGAAACGCACGGTTCCTCCGTGAACCAACAGCTAGTTTCCAAGCGCAGGAATGGAGGAAAGAGGATTTGCCGGAGTCACTTCAATAG
- a CDS encoding phosphotransferase family protein (COG:I;~EggNog:ENOG410PHRI;~InterPro:IPR011009,IPR002575,IPR041726;~PFAM:PF01636) translates to MAGEVRQPIDIPSLERYLNQNVPEIKTPLDVKQFSFGQSNPTYQITGADKQRYVLRKKPPGKLLSKTAHKVEREYKIIHALGQTDVPVPKAYCLCEDADVIGTPFYIMEFLDGRMFTDPAMPGVGAEERNALWQDAVRTLAKFHRVDPKSVGLERFGKPSGFYDRQIATFSAVSRAQSQAVDVDTKEPVGELPHFTDIVSFFSNKSTQPRDRGTLVHGDYKIDNLIFHKTEPRVIGILDWEMATVGHPLSDFCNLTSPYYMDGTDHTTETFKPGVIPGLPIREECVRWYSELAGWDPTHDILWGDSFFNWRSSVIMQGIAARYALRQASSARAQEYAKKTKPFALNAWERVKRAQEESQQKGKL, encoded by the exons ATGGCTGGAGAAGTGCGCCAACCAATCGATATCCCGTCTTTAGAGCGGTATCTGAACCAGAATGTTCCCGAAATTAAGACCCCATTAGATGTGAAGCAG TTCAGCTTCGGCCAGTCGAACCCGACGTACCAAATTACCGGCGCCGACAAGCAACGATACGTCCTGCGGAAGAAGCCCCCAGGCAAGCTCCTCTCCAAGACAGCGCACAAGGTCGAGCGTGAATACAAGATCATCCATGCTTTGGGGCAGACAGATGTGCCGGTGCCAAAGGCGTATTGCCTATGTGAGGATGCGGATGTCATTGGGACACCGTTCTATATCATGGAGTTTCTGGACGGGCGCATGTTTACCGACCCTGCGATGCCGGGGGTAGGTGCAGAGGAACGGAATGCACT ATGGCAAGATGCAGTCCGGACATTGGCCAAATTCCATCGAGTCGATCCCAAATCGGTCGGGTTGGAACGATTCGGAAAGCCATCTGGGTTCTATGACCGTCAGATTGCTACCTTCTCCGCCGTTTCCCGCGCGCAATCTCAAGCAGTGGATGTGGACACTAAGGAGCCTGTTGGAGAGCTACCGCACTTCACAGACATTGtgagcttcttctccaacaagTCCACTCAGCCGCGCGATCGAGGAACCTTGGTCCACGGCGACTACAAAATCGATAACTTGATCTTCCACAAGACTGAACCCAGAGTCATTGGTATCCTCGATTGGGAAATGGCGACAGTGGGACACCCCTTGTCAGACTTTTGCAACCTGACAAGCCCCTATTATATGGATGGCACGGATCATACGACTGAGACGTTCAAACCCGGGGTGATCCCTGGTCTGCCCATCCGCGAAGAGTGTGTGCGGTGGTATAGCGAATTGGCAGGCTGGGATCCGACACATGACATTCTCTGGGGCGACTCCTTCTTTAACTGGAGAAGCTCCGTGATCATGCAGGGGATCGCCGCGCGGTATGCCTTGAGACAGGCCAGTAGCGCCCGGGCTCAAGAGTATGCCAAAAAGACCAAGCCTTTTGCCCTGAATGCGTGGGAGCGAGTGAAACGGGCGCAAGAAGAGTCGCAGCAGAAGGGGAAGCTGTAG